In one window of Vicinamibacteria bacterium DNA:
- a CDS encoding acetate/propionate family kinase produces the protein MDDYALVLNAGSSSLKFCVYWRPSDGTWQVGSRGQVEGIGTAPRLLAEDAAGEELADQELPAAVSDGRTALDALAAWLRSLYGGVRVLGVGHRVVHGGARFAAPVILTRQVLEELHELVPLAPLHQPYNLAAIEAVFEHLPEVPQVACFDTAFHRGHPPVADLVPLPLEIRRGGVQRYGFHGLSYEYVASVLPQVAPEIAKARVLVAHLGSGASLCALRERKSVDTTLSFTALDGLCMGTRPGALDPGVVLYLFQNLSLGPKDVEDILYKKSGLLGISGISNDMRKLLASEDANARLAVEYFVYRAAKEIGALTAVLGGIDGLVFTAGIGENSAEIRKRICEASSWLGLELDAAANARHGPRITTNQSKVSAWVIPTNEELMIARHTGTLLGLI, from the coding sequence ATGGATGACTACGCGCTCGTTCTCAACGCCGGTTCGTCGAGCTTGAAGTTCTGCGTGTACTGGAGGCCTTCCGACGGAACCTGGCAGGTTGGATCCCGTGGCCAGGTCGAGGGGATAGGCACCGCCCCGAGGCTCTTGGCCGAAGACGCGGCGGGGGAGGAGCTCGCCGACCAGGAGCTGCCGGCGGCGGTGAGCGATGGGCGCACCGCGCTCGACGCGCTCGCCGCGTGGCTCCGATCCCTCTACGGCGGAGTGCGGGTTCTCGGCGTCGGCCATCGGGTGGTGCATGGAGGAGCTCGTTTCGCGGCTCCCGTCATTTTGACCCGGCAGGTGCTTGAGGAGCTTCACGAGCTCGTCCCGCTCGCGCCCCTTCATCAGCCCTACAACCTCGCGGCGATCGAAGCGGTATTCGAGCACTTGCCCGAGGTGCCCCAGGTCGCCTGCTTCGACACTGCATTTCATCGAGGGCATCCGCCGGTTGCGGATCTCGTCCCTCTCCCGCTCGAGATCCGCCGCGGAGGTGTCCAGCGCTACGGTTTTCACGGGCTTTCGTACGAGTACGTCGCTTCCGTCCTCCCGCAGGTCGCTCCCGAGATCGCGAAAGCCAGGGTGCTCGTGGCTCACCTTGGAAGCGGTGCGAGCCTTTGCGCCTTGAGGGAAAGGAAGAGCGTCGACACTACGCTGAGCTTCACCGCGCTCGACGGACTCTGCATGGGCACCCGGCCCGGTGCACTCGACCCCGGGGTGGTGCTCTACCTTTTCCAGAACCTCTCGCTCGGTCCCAAGGATGTCGAGGACATCCTCTACAAGAAATCGGGCCTGCTCGGCATCTCCGGTATCAGCAATGACATGAGGAAGCTTCTCGCGAGCGAGGACGCGAACGCTCGGCTCGCGGTGGAGTACTTCGTCTACCGGGCGGCGAAGGAGATCGGCGCCCTGACGGCGGTCCTGGGCGGAATCGACGGCCTGGTGTTCACCGCAGGAATCGGAGAGAACTCGGCCGAAATCCGGAAACGGATCTGCGAAGCATCCTCGTGGCTCGGCCTCGAGCTCGACGCCGCCGCCAACGCCCGCCACGGTCCCCGGATCACGACGAATCAAAGCAAAGTCTCGGCCTGGGTGATTCCGACGAATGAGGAGCTGATGATCGCCCGGCACACCGGGACGCTCCTCGGCCTGATATGA
- a CDS encoding metallophosphoesterase encodes MPRWAGLVAALLASFSFAVGSAGAEGREIYVAFLGDGGTGGKEQKSVARQLELAREQGKLDYVFLLGDNLYPKGEAKKIGPNFLDVYRNLLDAGVAFHAALGNHDVEVCGILNLTPLPRDATAYTRCEVDRQLDPANRFGYANGSRYYHLTIPGDSSYGEAALAQVFVIDTNTLASSQSLLPSGDDRDQLQWLDGELSRSTATWKIVIMHHPIHTPKAAGWFRGHSRELRLGEQLEPILMRGGVDVVFAGHNHFYARIVPQAGIRYFVSGGGGQRILRYRPAEDYVAFDPERGKFHHFIHVRVSPEWFEYCVVDAVGRTRDGGRFRHGDDFDEPLPEGACPY; translated from the coding sequence ATGCCCCGCTGGGCCGGCCTGGTGGCGGCGCTCCTCGCCTCATTCTCCTTCGCAGTTGGTTCCGCGGGCGCGGAGGGGCGGGAGATCTACGTGGCATTTCTAGGGGACGGGGGCACTGGAGGCAAGGAACAGAAGTCGGTGGCGCGTCAGCTGGAGCTCGCGAGAGAGCAAGGCAAGCTCGACTACGTCTTTCTCCTCGGCGACAATCTGTACCCCAAGGGCGAAGCGAAGAAGATCGGCCCGAACTTCCTGGACGTCTACCGAAATCTCCTCGACGCCGGTGTCGCTTTCCACGCGGCGCTCGGAAACCACGACGTCGAGGTGTGCGGCATCCTCAATCTCACGCCCCTCCCGCGGGACGCTACCGCTTATACCCGGTGCGAGGTCGATCGACAGCTCGATCCCGCGAACCGCTTCGGTTACGCGAATGGATCCCGTTACTACCACCTCACCATCCCCGGGGATTCTTCGTACGGCGAAGCGGCGCTCGCCCAGGTCTTCGTGATCGACACGAATACCCTGGCGTCCAGCCAGTCGCTCCTGCCGTCGGGCGACGACCGAGACCAGCTCCAGTGGCTCGACGGCGAGCTCTCCCGATCCACCGCCACCTGGAAGATCGTCATCATGCATCACCCGATCCACACGCCCAAGGCTGCGGGATGGTTCAGGGGACACTCCCGAGAGTTACGGCTCGGGGAACAGCTCGAGCCGATCCTGATGCGAGGAGGGGTCGACGTGGTCTTCGCCGGACACAACCACTTCTATGCCCGCATCGTTCCGCAGGCGGGCATCCGTTACTTCGTCTCCGGAGGAGGCGGCCAGCGCATCCTTCGATATCGGCCCGCCGAAGACTACGTAGCCTTCGACCCCGAACGGGGGAAGTTCCATCACTTCATCCACGTGCGGGTGAGCCCGGAATGGTTCGAGTACTGCGTGGTGGACGCCGTGGGGAGGACGCGCGACGGCGGCCGCTTCCGGCACGGCGACGACTTCGATGAGCCGCTCCCCGAGGGGGCTTGCCCTTACTGA